CATGCAAATACGAAATATCCATTTCATTTAAAAAATGGTATGTTTCCAAGAAATGTTCGTCTGTTTCACCAGGAAAACCAACAATTACATCCACACCAATACAAGCATGTGGCATCACTTCACGAATTTTATTTACTCTTTCCGTATATACTTCACGTAAGTAACGACGTTTCATCAACTTCAGGATTTCATTACTTCCAGATTGCAACGGAATATGAAAATGAGGCACAAACGTTCTACTTTTAGAAACAAAATCTATAGTTTCATTTTTCAATAAATTAGGTTCAATAGATGATATTCGTAATCTTTCAATGCCTTCCACTTTATCTAATTCCTGAACTAATTCTAAGAAAGTATGTTCGTGTTTTTTATTCCCGAATTCCCCTTTTCCGTAATCTCCAATATTTACACCCGTCAGAACAATTTCTTTGATATTTTGCTGAGAAATTTCCTTTGCATTTTTCAAAACATTTTGAAGTTCATCACTTCTCGAAATTCCTCTTGCTAATGGAATTGTACAATACGTACATTTATAATCACAACCATCTTGCACTTTTAAGAAAGCACGTGTTCTATCGCCAATGGAATAACTTCCTACATAAAAATCAGCTTCTGCAATTTCGCAGGAATGCACTTCTCCAAAATCATTTTTAGACAAATCGTTTATGTAGTCTGCCAATTTAAATTTTTCGGTTGCACCTAAAACTAAATCCACACCATCAACATTAGCTAATTCCTCAGGCTTCAACTGAGCGTAACATCCTACTGCTGCAACAAAGGCTTTATCATTCAACTTCATTGCTTTACGCACCACTTGCTTGAACTGCTTATCTGCATTTTCAGTCACAGAACACGTATTAATCACATACATATCCGCTACTTCCTCAAAATCCACGCGATCAAAACCTTCGTCTTGTAAATTTCGTGCAATTGTAGAAGTTTCCGAAAAATTCAGTTTACAACCTAGTGTATAAAACGCAACTTTTTTTCTTTCTGTCATAATTCCTTTTTTGGCGAATGTCTTTCGCAACAGGCTGCAAATTTACACACAATAATCAACAATTTAAAGCGCTAAATTAATTATATTTTGATTCTGTTATCAAACGTCAAGTAGCGCAACTAGCTAAAAAACAAAACGATGATATATTAAAAAATCCCTATTAAAATATATCAATAGGGATTTTTGATTTCGTACCAGACTTCTTCTTCGCCTTCATACTCGAAAGTAGTAACGTATTGGAGTCCGATTTTTTCAAGTATTTTTCTAGAACTCAGATTACCTGAATCGGCATAGCCATAAATTGTATCTATTTTCATTTCTTTAAAACCATATTCGATAAAAGCTTTGGATGATTCTGTTCCATAACCTTTACCCCAATGTTTTTGAATAAATCGATACCCAATCTCATAAAAATTCTGATGCTCATTAAGCAAGTCTTTATTGAATTTTAACCCAGACCAACCAACAAACTCGTTCGTTTCTTTCAGAATAACTGCCC
Above is a window of Flavobacterium sp. 123 DNA encoding:
- the mtaB gene encoding tRNA (N(6)-L-threonylcarbamoyladenosine(37)-C(2))-methylthiotransferase MtaB, whose translation is MTERKKVAFYTLGCKLNFSETSTIARNLQDEGFDRVDFEEVADMYVINTCSVTENADKQFKQVVRKAMKLNDKAFVAAVGCYAQLKPEELANVDGVDLVLGATEKFKLADYINDLSKNDFGEVHSCEIAEADFYVGSYSIGDRTRAFLKVQDGCDYKCTYCTIPLARGISRSDELQNVLKNAKEISQQNIKEIVLTGVNIGDYGKGEFGNKKHEHTFLELVQELDKVEGIERLRISSIEPNLLKNETIDFVSKSRTFVPHFHIPLQSGSNEILKLMKRRYLREVYTERVNKIREVMPHACIGVDVIVGFPGETDEHFLETYHFLNEMDISYLHVFTYSERDNTEAAEMTGVVPANVRAKRSKMLRGLSVKKRRAFYESQLGTNRTVLFESENKEGYIHGFTENYVKVKTPWNPELVNTLHEINLTKIDEDGSVRMDFVTAMV
- a CDS encoding GNAT family N-acetyltransferase: MRKAIETERLILRELLPTDIDGMFELDSNPEVHIYLGNKPVTHIEESREYIKNIRQQYLDNGIGRWAVILKETNEFVGWSGLKFNKDLLNEHQNFYEIGYRFIQKHWGKGYGTESSKAFIEYGFKEMKIDTIYGYADSGNLSSRKILEKIGLQYVTTFEYEGEEEVWYEIKNPY